One Mercurialis annua linkage group LG3, ddMerAnnu1.2, whole genome shotgun sequence DNA window includes the following coding sequences:
- the LOC126672384 gene encoding uncharacterized protein LOC126672384 has translation MTTPNLSFFIWCDGRIVSSPCGVKYHGGHPVNMALSERMNLEELQYICKRAVSTDSEVEITKIYFRLPRIEGGVTRSYSLFYVENNEHLFGILNEAIRFPQLDILELYVEYETLLDQLVSSISSGLERSSDEEEEQDFYDSNEEDVGKDSWVDFCDFDVASEADENIMWNPRMEFQEGMDFPNRDAIQSCATSYSVVVGREHKSHQTTNTIIVLVCRHNEICRWWLHATLLQINQTWTLTRYNGPHTCNQLLPYPNHRNFGSGPIANYIKTQVM, from the exons atGACGACTCCAAATCTATCTTTTTTTATATGGTGCGATGGCCGTATTGTAAGTTCTCCGTGTGGAGTAAAATATCATGGCGGTCATCCGGTTAATATGGCACTTAGTGAGAGAATGAATTTGGAAGAATTACAATATATTTGTAAAAGGGCAGTTTCTACAGACTCCGAAGTAGAAATTACAAAAATCTACTTCCGGCTTCCAAGAATTGAAGGGGGTGTGACACGCTCGTACTCGTTGTTTTATGTGGAGAATAATGAGCATTTGTTTGGAATTTTGAACGAAGCTATAAGGTTTCCGCAACTGGATATTTTGGAATTGTACGTGGAGTACGAGACTTTACTGGACCAGTTGGTTTCAAGTATTTCCAGCGGGTTGGAGAGGAGTAGCGATGAAGAGGAAGAACAGGATTTCTATGACAGCAACGAAGAGGATGTCGGGAAAGATTC ATGGGTGGATTTTTGCGACTTTGACGTTGCCTCGGAGGCTGATGAAAATATTATGTGGAATCCTAGGATGGAGTTCCAAGAAGGGATGGACTTCCCAAATCGTGATGCCATTCAATCTTGTGCGACTTCTTATTCAGTCGTTGTGGGAAGGGAGCACAAGAGTCACCAGACTACCAACACGATAATAGTGTTGGTTTGTAGGCACAACGAAATCTGCAGATGGTGGTTGCACGCTACACTTTTACAAATAAATCAGACGTGGACGTTGACAAGATATAATGGGCCACACACTTGCAATCAGCTGTTACCTTATCCTAACCATCGAAACTTTGGGTCTGGTCCGATCGCAAACTATATCAAAACTCAGGTAATGTAG